Proteins from a single region of Gordonia hongkongensis:
- the nadD gene encoding nicotinate-nucleotide adenylyltransferase, with protein sequence MSPDRPRARRIGVMGGTFDPIHNGHLVAASEVAHRFSLDEVIFVPTGRPWQKIGEATTVSPPEDRYLMTVIATASNPQFSVSRVDIDRDGDTYTVDTLRDLRALLPEAQLYFITGADALESILSWQDWEELFGLARFVGVSRPGYELDATHLAHHLEAMPADTLHLLEIPALAISSTECRTRALQGRPVWYLVPDGVVQYIAKRKLYRAPRASSPGVSAPALPGANRPERLPPEEIPPGELQGDTDGSGRALGEQAVTE encoded by the coding sequence ATGTCACCCGACCGCCCGCGTGCGCGCCGTATCGGCGTGATGGGCGGCACGTTCGACCCGATCCACAACGGGCACCTCGTCGCGGCCAGCGAGGTCGCCCACCGGTTCTCGCTGGACGAGGTGATCTTCGTCCCGACCGGCCGTCCCTGGCAGAAGATCGGCGAGGCGACGACGGTGAGCCCGCCGGAGGACCGCTACCTCATGACGGTCATCGCGACCGCGTCGAATCCGCAGTTCAGCGTCAGTCGTGTCGACATCGACCGCGACGGCGACACCTACACCGTGGACACGCTCCGCGACCTGCGAGCGCTGCTTCCGGAAGCCCAGCTGTACTTCATCACCGGTGCCGACGCGCTGGAATCCATCCTGTCGTGGCAGGACTGGGAGGAGCTGTTCGGCCTCGCCCGATTCGTCGGCGTGAGCCGCCCGGGGTACGAGCTCGACGCCACGCACCTGGCCCACCATCTCGAGGCCATGCCCGCCGACACCCTGCATCTGCTGGAGATCCCGGCGCTGGCGATCTCGTCCACCGAGTGCCGGACGCGCGCGTTGCAGGGTCGGCCCGTCTGGTACCTGGTGCCCGACGGCGTCGTGCAGTACATCGCCAAGCGGAAGCTGTATCGTGCGCCCCGGGCGTCGTCGCCCGGTGTCTCCGCCCCGGCGCTTCCGGGGGCCAACCGCCCCGAGCGGCTCCCGCCCGAGGAAATTCCTCCCGGGGAGTTGCAGGGCGATACCGACGGGTCGGGCCGCGCCCTGGGCGAACAGGCCGTGACCGAATGA
- a CDS encoding histidine phosphatase family protein, protein MSGGPDSHDTAVERLTPVVRRLILLRHGQTEYNAASRMQGQIDTDLSELGVRQAGSAAVELAKRQPVVIWSSDLRRARDTAEALAQRTGLPVTTDVRLRETHLGEWQGLTHLDVDAAMPGARAVWRDDATWTPPGGESRVDVARRSTPLVDELIELLPEWGVGDNPEAPVVLVAHGGVIAAMTAALLGLPVENWPVFGGLANTSWVQLSGHGMPGELPRWRLDVWNASAEDSDPAVQ, encoded by the coding sequence GTGAGTGGCGGTCCCGACTCACACGATACCGCCGTCGAACGTCTCACCCCTGTGGTGCGGCGCCTGATCCTGTTGCGGCACGGGCAGACCGAGTACAACGCGGCGAGTCGGATGCAAGGCCAGATCGACACCGACTTGTCCGAACTCGGTGTCCGGCAAGCTGGTTCGGCGGCGGTCGAGCTCGCCAAGCGGCAACCGGTGGTCATCTGGTCGTCGGATCTGCGGCGGGCCCGCGACACCGCCGAGGCGCTCGCGCAACGAACCGGTCTGCCGGTGACCACCGACGTACGCCTACGGGAGACACACCTCGGTGAGTGGCAGGGTCTGACGCACCTCGACGTCGATGCCGCGATGCCGGGCGCGCGCGCCGTCTGGCGCGATGACGCGACCTGGACGCCGCCGGGTGGGGAGAGCCGCGTCGACGTCGCCCGCCGCTCCACCCCCCTGGTCGACGAGTTGATCGAGCTGTTGCCGGAGTGGGGCGTCGGCGACAACCCGGAGGCGCCGGTGGTGCTGGTGGCCCACGGGGGAGTGATCGCGGCGATGACCGCGGCGCTGCTCGGGCTGCCGGTCGAGAACTGGCCCGTCTTCGGGGGGCTCGCGAACACGAGTTGGGTGCAGCTGTCGGGGCACGGCATGCCCGGCGAACTGCCGCGGTGGCGCCTGGACGTGTGGAACGCGTCCGCCGAGGACTCCGACCCGGCGGTGCAGTGA
- a CDS encoding HNH endonuclease family protein, with protein sequence MRSPTLRRLRMRIRWMRWTPRDSPSWSPRQWAVLVAAVVTAVVVAVGVDAFRAGPDTDPRIRAMAGQAASSLASIPISAGRTDRQDYDRAAFGSAWSDAGSVPGGGNGCDTRNDVLARDLHDIRAGPTPSCPRAVLAGELRSPYTGDFVVFRRDRSASAVQIDHIVPLSYAWDMGAWAWPPDRRLDFANDPANLVAVDGRSNQEKSDSEPARWMPPARGFWCQYAIQFVIVTATYGLAIDEPSRRVLSEALRCAD encoded by the coding sequence ATGCGTTCGCCGACGCTGCGACGACTCCGCATGCGGATCCGATGGATGCGCTGGACGCCGCGGGACTCGCCGTCCTGGTCGCCACGGCAGTGGGCGGTGCTCGTCGCCGCCGTCGTCACGGCGGTGGTGGTCGCCGTCGGCGTCGACGCCTTTCGGGCCGGTCCCGACACCGACCCGAGGATTCGGGCGATGGCGGGGCAGGCGGCGTCGTCGCTCGCCTCGATCCCGATCAGTGCGGGTCGTACCGACCGACAGGATTACGACCGGGCCGCGTTCGGCAGCGCCTGGTCGGACGCCGGGTCCGTTCCCGGAGGCGGCAACGGGTGCGACACCCGTAACGACGTGCTGGCTCGGGATCTCCACGACATCCGAGCCGGCCCGACGCCGAGTTGTCCTCGTGCCGTACTGGCGGGCGAACTGCGGAGCCCGTACACCGGCGACTTCGTCGTCTTCCGGCGCGATCGGAGCGCGTCGGCGGTGCAGATCGACCACATCGTCCCGCTGTCGTATGCCTGGGACATGGGAGCGTGGGCGTGGCCGCCCGACCGGCGGCTGGACTTCGCGAACGACCCCGCCAATCTCGTTGCCGTCGACGGGCGTTCGAACCAGGAAAAGAGCGACTCCGAACCCGCGCGCTGGATGCCACCGGCCCGTGGATTCTGGTGCCAGTACGCGATTCAGTTCGTGATCGTCACGGCTACATACGGATTGGCGATCGACGAACCCTCCCGACGCGTCCTGTCGGAGGCGCTGCGGTGTGCGGACTGA
- a CDS encoding vWA domain-containing protein, whose amino-acid sequence MTAPLVAHLTDFVDELRRRGIVVGPSALIDAASAMEVLDLLERPRLREGLATTLLVDHAHRGVFDRVFDLWFPLGAGMRTVTEDLPRTPDGELDVEAVRDALAEMLADDASANDGRLDQAIAMIVDELGRYGSTRGEAFSAYQAITAVSPQTLIAKIAAAMAGEGDGDGGRAGTEPLYRQAARRKANDLRAAIERETQRRMADRNGREKVGAYAVPPLPENVNFLSAGAKEQVEIRKTIEPLARLLAAKLETRRRRAHRGAVDVRKTLRASMSTGGVPIELSHRKPRPGRPELIIICDVSGSVAGFSQFTLRLVYALRQQFSKVRVFAFVDTVDEVTDYFDHGEEDFGAAMHHMISTARISTRDGHSDYGNMLAGFVADYGDTLTHRGALLILGDGRNNYHDPHADALAELVERARHAYWLNPEAKQHWGTGDSVATDYGDVIDMFECRNATQLGTVIADLLPI is encoded by the coding sequence ATGACGGCTCCGCTCGTCGCGCACCTCACCGATTTCGTCGACGAGTTGCGTCGTCGCGGGATCGTGGTCGGGCCGTCGGCGCTGATCGATGCGGCGAGCGCGATGGAGGTCCTCGATCTCCTCGAACGCCCCCGTCTGCGTGAGGGGCTCGCGACGACACTGCTCGTCGATCACGCCCATCGCGGTGTGTTCGACCGGGTCTTCGACCTGTGGTTCCCCCTCGGCGCCGGAATGCGCACAGTGACCGAGGATCTCCCGCGTACCCCCGACGGCGAGCTCGATGTCGAGGCGGTCCGGGACGCGCTGGCGGAGATGCTCGCCGACGACGCGTCGGCGAACGACGGCCGGCTCGACCAGGCCATCGCGATGATCGTCGACGAGTTGGGGCGGTACGGATCGACTCGGGGCGAGGCGTTCTCGGCCTATCAGGCCATCACCGCGGTGAGTCCGCAGACACTGATCGCGAAGATCGCGGCGGCCATGGCCGGTGAGGGCGATGGGGACGGCGGCCGGGCCGGTACGGAACCGCTCTACCGGCAGGCGGCGCGCCGGAAGGCCAACGATCTGCGTGCGGCGATCGAGCGAGAGACCCAGCGGCGCATGGCCGACCGCAACGGCCGCGAGAAGGTCGGCGCCTACGCGGTGCCCCCGCTACCGGAGAACGTCAACTTCCTGTCGGCCGGCGCCAAAGAGCAGGTGGAGATCCGCAAGACCATCGAACCGCTGGCCAGATTGCTGGCCGCGAAGCTCGAGACGAGGCGACGGCGCGCTCACCGCGGCGCGGTCGACGTCCGGAAGACGCTGCGCGCCTCGATGTCCACCGGTGGGGTGCCCATCGAACTCAGTCACCGCAAGCCGCGCCCGGGGCGGCCCGAACTCATCATCATCTGCGACGTCTCGGGGTCGGTGGCCGGGTTCAGTCAGTTCACGTTGCGCTTGGTGTATGCACTGCGGCAACAGTTCTCGAAGGTGCGGGTGTTCGCTTTCGTCGACACCGTCGACGAGGTGACCGATTACTTCGACCACGGCGAAGAGGATTTCGGTGCGGCGATGCACCACATGATCTCCACCGCGCGGATCTCCACCCGCGACGGTCACTCGGACTACGGCAACATGCTGGCCGGGTTCGTCGCCGACTACGGCGATACGCTGACCCACCGGGGTGCGTTGCTGATCCTGGGGGACGGGCGGAACAACTATCACGATCCGCACGCCGACGCGCTCGCCGAACTGGTGGAACGGGCCCGGCACGCCTACTGGCTCAACCCGGAGGCCAAGCAGCACTGGGGCACGGGTGACTCGGTCGCGACCGATTACGGGGACGTGATCGACATGTTCGAATGCCGGAACGCCACACAACTGGGCACGGTCATCGCCGACCTCCTGCCGATCTGA
- a CDS encoding metal-sensitive transcriptional regulator codes for MADDKRPHVAVGDDAMSAVLNRLRRAQGQLAGVIAMIEAGRDCKDVVTQLAAVSRALDRAGFKIVASGMRQCIETVDGEQPPLTEAELEKLFLTLA; via the coding sequence ATGGCCGATGACAAGAGGCCCCACGTGGCCGTCGGCGACGATGCGATGAGTGCCGTCCTCAACCGTCTACGCCGAGCGCAGGGGCAGCTCGCCGGTGTGATCGCGATGATCGAGGCGGGGCGCGACTGCAAGGACGTCGTCACACAGCTCGCCGCGGTGTCCCGTGCGCTCGACCGCGCCGGTTTCAAGATCGTGGCCTCGGGAATGCGGCAGTGCATCGAGACCGTTGACGGTGAGCAACCGCCGTTGACCGAGGCAGAGCTGGAGAAGCTCTTCCTCACACTCGCCTGA
- the rsfS gene encoding ribosome silencing factor has translation MTASAEALEMAKVAALAAAEKLAHEVTVIDVSEQLVITDAFVIASADNERQVNSIVDEVEEKLREAGHKPLRREGTREGRWALLDYADIVVHIQHTDERRFYALESLWKDCPVVEVDGLS, from the coding sequence GTGACTGCGTCAGCTGAAGCGCTGGAGATGGCCAAGGTGGCCGCCCTGGCCGCGGCCGAGAAGCTCGCCCATGAGGTGACGGTGATCGACGTGTCGGAGCAGTTGGTGATCACCGACGCCTTCGTGATCGCCTCCGCCGACAACGAGCGTCAGGTGAACTCGATCGTCGACGAGGTCGAGGAGAAGCTGCGGGAGGCCGGCCACAAGCCGCTGCGGCGCGAGGGCACGCGCGAAGGTCGTTGGGCACTGCTCGATTACGCCGACATCGTGGTGCACATCCAGCACACCGATGAACGACGCTTCTACGCGCTGGAGAGTCTGTGGAAGGACTGCCCGGTGGTCGAGGTGGACGGGCTGTCGTGA
- a CDS encoding DMT family transporter, giving the protein MSEDGSDREVAWLVLVTAGLVEIIYMAALEKSNTFTRPMWTALFIIGVIVSMAGVAYAIRSIPLGTAYAVWVGIGAVGTAIYGILFLREPAGLARLGCIFLILTGVVGLNLLHNSEGAGAH; this is encoded by the coding sequence ATGTCCGAAGACGGGAGCGATCGCGAAGTGGCGTGGCTTGTCCTGGTGACCGCGGGTCTGGTCGAGATCATCTACATGGCAGCTCTGGAGAAGTCGAACACCTTCACACGTCCGATGTGGACGGCCCTGTTCATCATCGGGGTGATCGTGAGCATGGCCGGTGTCGCCTACGCGATCCGCTCGATCCCCCTGGGCACGGCCTACGCGGTCTGGGTGGGGATCGGCGCGGTCGGTACCGCGATCTATGGAATCCTGTTCCTGCGAGAACCGGCCGGCCTCGCTCGGCTCGGATGCATCTTCCTCATCCTCACGGGTGTCGTCGGACTGAACCTGTTGCACAACTCGGAGGGCGCGGGGGCGCATTGA
- a CDS encoding glutamate-5-semialdehyde dehydrogenase, which produces MSAPTAEQSVAEGGSGAEKSDTEKSDTEKSDTEKVVLGLARAAKSASRSLSGLTTAGKNEVLLAAADAIEAATDTILAANAEDIARAEAADIEVSLLDRLRLDASRVAGIANGLRQVAVLPDPIGEVVAGKTLPNGLQLRQLRVPLGVVGIVYEARPNVTVDAFGISFKSGNAVLLRGSSSAAASNAELVRVLRETLSAKGVSADAVSLLPSDDRSSVTALIRARGLVDVVIPRGGAGLIEAVVSNATVPTIETGVGNCHVYVHALADLDVAARVILNSKTRRPSVCNTAETVLIDKAVAADALPRITSVLQTQGVVIHGDEPGMEPATEDDWSMEYLSMDIAMKVVDGLDAAVAHIDTYGTGHTEAIITTDLAAADEFTRRVDAAAVMVNASTAFTDGEQFGFGAEIGISTQKLHARGPMGLPELTSTKWVVWGNGHVRPA; this is translated from the coding sequence ATGAGCGCACCCACCGCAGAGCAGTCCGTTGCCGAAGGCGGCTCCGGCGCCGAGAAGTCCGACACCGAGAAGTCCGACACCGAGAAGTCCGACACGGAGAAGGTCGTTCTCGGGCTTGCCCGTGCCGCCAAATCGGCGTCCCGTTCGCTGAGCGGTCTGACGACCGCGGGCAAGAACGAGGTCCTGCTCGCCGCGGCCGACGCCATCGAGGCGGCCACCGACACCATCCTCGCCGCGAACGCGGAGGACATCGCGCGTGCCGAGGCGGCCGACATCGAGGTGAGCCTGCTCGACCGGCTGCGGCTCGACGCGTCGCGCGTGGCCGGTATCGCCAACGGTCTGCGGCAGGTCGCCGTGCTCCCCGACCCGATCGGTGAGGTGGTTGCGGGGAAGACCCTCCCCAACGGGCTGCAGCTGCGTCAGCTGCGCGTGCCCCTGGGGGTCGTGGGCATCGTGTACGAAGCGCGCCCCAACGTCACCGTCGATGCGTTCGGGATCTCCTTCAAGTCCGGGAACGCGGTGCTGCTGCGTGGCTCGTCGTCGGCGGCGGCGTCGAACGCCGAACTGGTGCGCGTGCTGCGGGAGACCCTGTCGGCCAAGGGGGTCAGCGCGGATGCGGTGTCGCTGCTGCCCAGCGACGATCGGTCCAGCGTGACCGCGCTCATCCGGGCGCGCGGACTCGTGGACGTGGTCATCCCCCGTGGCGGCGCGGGGCTCATCGAGGCCGTGGTGTCGAATGCGACGGTCCCGACGATCGAGACCGGCGTCGGCAACTGCCACGTCTACGTCCACGCACTCGCCGACCTCGATGTCGCGGCGCGTGTCATTCTCAACTCCAAGACCCGCCGGCCGAGTGTCTGCAACACCGCGGAGACCGTGCTCATCGACAAGGCCGTCGCGGCCGACGCGCTGCCGCGGATCACCTCGGTGCTGCAGACCCAGGGCGTGGTCATCCACGGCGACGAGCCGGGTATGGAGCCGGCCACCGAGGACGACTGGTCCATGGAATACCTGTCGATGGACATCGCGATGAAGGTGGTCGACGGGCTCGACGCCGCGGTCGCCCACATCGACACCTACGGAACCGGCCACACGGAGGCGATCATCACCACCGACCTGGCGGCCGCCGACGAGTTCACCCGGCGCGTGGATGCCGCCGCCGTCATGGTCAACGCATCGACCGCCTTCACCGACGGCGAGCAGTTCGGCTTCGGCGCCGAGATCGGCATCTCCACCCAGAAGCTCCATGCCCGCGGCCCGATGGGTCTGCCGGAACTGACCTCGACCAAATGGGTGGTCTGGGGCAACGGCCACGTGCGGCCCGCCTGA
- a CDS encoding MMPL family transporter: MAPITPLSDEATTTDPAGSPPGGLGRWGAAMAAHARWVFGVWLLVLLVLGAAAPSVFSALAGAGWQADGSESVQVRELAQQHFGGNSSAAVHVVVHSERDTVDGPAIREVVGEIAALAGTDSRFAQVVPPQPGMSISPDGHTGIVIVGAAADTDEMVRAVDEHKDALIALSGNGIEVYPTGASALWSDFNEANHDAMIKAELFSWPVTLTIMVLAFGSLVAAGLPLLLTIAGLVASAGGLVLLNQVTPISVWAMNFAMMFALALGIDYALFLVSRFRDSVREHGDDMRAAVAQTMDTAGKAVLLSGITVLVSLSAVLLVPAPAVRTMAVGIMLAVAFVLAATLTLLPAALGALSGRINAVSLPYARRQQHRSPVFARWGGFLQRHPWAVATGSLVVLVALAIPVVGLKVAMPSIGVVPADAPVRQGYELVQSQMGEGAPGMLQIVAPADEAQQAAAVAAQSPGITMVTPATPAADDSDLVLMQALPTVDPSAGQMATIVDDLRDALPDGALVGGAPTENLDLQHALNDYFPLVVAVILVLGFVLLLVSLQAPLIALIGTVVSLLSTAAAFGVAKLIFQDGHLADLLGFTPQGFLDGWAPVFFFAMIFAIAMDYTVFLLATAKEHYERSGDPSTAQVDGMAHSGRIIFAAAAVMVAVFFTFALAQPLPPKEMGIILGVAVLLDAVLIRLTLLPALLRITGRAAWWTPSWLRRILPSISFKH, translated from the coding sequence ATGGCGCCGATCACACCTCTGTCCGACGAGGCGACCACTACCGACCCCGCGGGCTCCCCGCCCGGGGGCCTCGGCCGGTGGGGTGCGGCCATGGCCGCGCACGCCCGCTGGGTGTTCGGCGTGTGGCTCCTCGTCCTGCTCGTCCTGGGAGCCGCGGCGCCGTCGGTGTTTTCCGCACTCGCGGGCGCGGGCTGGCAGGCCGACGGGTCGGAGTCCGTGCAGGTCCGCGAGCTGGCTCAGCAACATTTCGGCGGGAACTCGTCGGCAGCGGTCCATGTGGTCGTCCACTCCGAGCGCGACACGGTCGACGGTCCCGCGATTCGAGAGGTGGTCGGCGAGATCGCTGCACTGGCGGGGACGGACAGCCGGTTCGCCCAGGTCGTCCCGCCACAGCCCGGCATGTCGATCAGCCCGGACGGCCACACCGGGATCGTCATAGTGGGCGCGGCCGCCGACACCGACGAGATGGTGCGCGCTGTCGATGAGCACAAGGACGCGTTGATCGCCCTGTCCGGAAACGGGATCGAGGTGTACCCGACGGGTGCCTCGGCCCTGTGGAGCGACTTCAACGAGGCCAATCACGACGCGATGATCAAGGCCGAGCTGTTCTCATGGCCGGTCACGCTGACGATCATGGTGCTCGCCTTCGGGTCGCTCGTCGCGGCCGGTCTCCCATTGTTGCTGACCATCGCCGGTCTCGTCGCATCCGCGGGCGGCCTGGTGTTGTTGAACCAGGTCACCCCGATCTCGGTGTGGGCCATGAACTTCGCGATGATGTTCGCGCTGGCGCTGGGCATCGACTACGCACTGTTCCTGGTGTCGCGGTTCCGCGACTCGGTCCGGGAGCACGGCGACGACATGCGCGCGGCGGTGGCGCAGACGATGGACACCGCAGGCAAGGCGGTGTTGCTGTCCGGCATCACGGTTCTGGTGAGCCTGTCGGCCGTGCTGCTGGTTCCGGCACCGGCGGTGCGCACGATGGCGGTGGGCATCATGCTCGCGGTGGCCTTCGTCCTCGCGGCAACCCTCACTCTCCTACCCGCCGCGCTGGGCGCCCTGAGTGGCCGGATCAACGCGGTCTCGCTGCCGTACGCGCGCCGCCAGCAGCACCGATCGCCGGTGTTCGCACGCTGGGGCGGCTTCCTGCAGCGCCATCCGTGGGCTGTCGCCACCGGCTCCCTGGTTGTTCTCGTCGCGCTCGCGATCCCGGTCGTCGGGTTGAAGGTCGCTATGCCCTCCATCGGCGTCGTCCCGGCCGACGCGCCCGTCCGCCAGGGCTATGAACTCGTGCAGTCGCAGATGGGCGAGGGCGCACCGGGGATGCTGCAGATCGTCGCACCCGCCGACGAGGCGCAGCAGGCCGCCGCGGTCGCGGCGCAGTCCCCGGGGATCACCATGGTCACTCCCGCGACGCCGGCCGCGGACGACTCGGACCTCGTTCTCATGCAGGCTCTTCCGACCGTCGACCCGTCCGCCGGCCAGATGGCCACAATCGTCGACGACCTGCGTGACGCATTGCCCGACGGCGCTCTCGTCGGCGGCGCGCCCACCGAGAACCTCGACCTGCAGCACGCTCTGAACGACTACTTCCCGCTGGTCGTCGCCGTCATTCTCGTCCTCGGTTTCGTCTTGCTGCTGGTGTCACTCCAAGCGCCGCTGATCGCACTCATCGGCACTGTGGTGAGCCTGCTGTCCACCGCCGCGGCGTTCGGCGTCGCGAAGCTGATCTTCCAGGACGGGCACCTGGCAGACCTGCTGGGCTTCACACCTCAGGGATTTCTCGACGGCTGGGCCCCCGTGTTCTTCTTCGCCATGATCTTCGCGATCGCGATGGACTACACCGTGTTCCTCCTCGCCACCGCCAAAGAACACTACGAACGCTCCGGGGATCCATCGACCGCGCAGGTCGACGGCATGGCCCACTCCGGGCGGATCATCTTCGCCGCAGCTGCGGTCATGGTCGCCGTCTTCTTCACCTTCGCCCTGGCCCAACCACTCCCTCCGAAGGAGATGGGGATCATCCTGGGTGTGGCAGTCCTGCTCGACGCCGTCCTGATCCGCCTCACCCTCCTGCCGGCGCTGCTACGCATCACCGGCCGGGCGGCGTGGTGGACACCATCCTGGTTGCGCCGGATCCTCCCGTCGATCAGCTTCAAGCATTGA
- a CDS encoding DUF302 domain-containing protein codes for MSLALTTTLPHPFPEAVERTRAALADQGFGILTEIDVQATLKTKLDEDMEPYLILGACNPPLAHRALGVHRQIGLLLPCNVVVRADPGNPDHTLVEAMNPDLMVQVSGEPDLEPVARDAAEKLRAAIDSLTAQS; via the coding sequence ATGTCACTCGCGCTGACCACCACGCTGCCGCACCCCTTCCCGGAGGCGGTCGAACGGACCAGAGCCGCGCTCGCCGATCAGGGATTCGGCATCCTCACCGAGATCGACGTCCAAGCGACGCTCAAAACGAAACTCGACGAGGACATGGAGCCCTATCTGATTCTCGGTGCCTGCAATCCGCCGCTGGCGCATCGGGCGCTCGGCGTCCACCGGCAGATCGGGTTGCTGTTGCCGTGCAACGTCGTCGTCCGCGCCGACCCGGGCAACCCCGACCACACGCTCGTCGAGGCGATGAACCCCGACCTCATGGTCCAGGTCTCGGGCGAACCCGACCTCGAACCGGTCGCACGTGATGCCGCGGAGAAGTTGCGCGCCGCGATCGATTCCCTGACCGCACAGTCCTGA
- a CDS encoding DsbA family protein, which produces MTHFDFYFDPVCPFAWVASRWLIDRAQAHDASVDWHVMSLAILNEDQEPDSDEQRQQLDTSRRLGRVLMAAVDESGTDSLEPLYSAIGRRLHHVGDEMTPAAVSEILVDTGLPAGLAEAMDDESFDDALRASHQRSQDALGEAGGSPITGIDGNHFFGPVLSDIPTGDEADALFSSLVTLAGVSAFAQVKRPAGGPPSFSD; this is translated from the coding sequence ATGACCCACTTCGATTTCTACTTCGACCCCGTGTGCCCCTTCGCCTGGGTCGCATCGCGATGGCTCATCGATCGGGCTCAGGCACACGATGCCTCCGTCGACTGGCACGTGATGAGTCTGGCCATCCTGAATGAGGACCAGGAGCCGGATTCCGACGAGCAGCGGCAGCAACTCGACACCTCGCGGCGACTCGGACGTGTGTTGATGGCGGCCGTCGACGAGTCCGGGACCGATTCGCTCGAACCCCTCTATTCGGCGATCGGCCGACGGCTCCACCATGTGGGCGACGAGATGACGCCCGCGGCGGTGTCGGAGATCCTCGTCGACACCGGCCTCCCCGCCGGCCTGGCCGAGGCAATGGACGACGAGTCGTTCGACGACGCCCTGCGCGCGTCGCATCAACGCAGTCAGGATGCGCTGGGCGAGGCCGGCGGCAGCCCCATCACCGGGATCGACGGCAACCATTTCTTCGGTCCCGTCCTCTCCGACATCCCGACCGGTGACGAAGCGGACGCACTTTTCTCGTCTCTGGTGACGCTCGCGGGCGTCTCGGCATTCGCACAGGTGAAGCGGCCGGCAGGAGGACCTCCGTCGTTCTCGGACTGA